A window of Punica granatum isolate Tunisia-2019 chromosome 8, ASM765513v2, whole genome shotgun sequence genomic DNA:
ggttttaagcaaaatttcattaaaccggccggttctatgggtttcctatttaatgtaaaaattggttggttgtgtaaggatttgaactcatgacctcttacttttcatattagcatactaccaaccaagccaccaccatttttttgttcttttaactctacttttaagtacttattaaaataaaatatttattttgaagtaagaaatattaaatatagatactttcttatactattgttatatttctttaaaatcatcatacttttatcttaattatcataatttttttaataatatgaatatttattttattttaaataaacgagcggtccgacccatcgaacccccggttggacccataaacccatgaccgcgtaccccttccggttcatcatccggtccggttctgataacactggttGATAATACTATGGTAATATTTATAACAATCGCTTctatcattttatattttcaatgagTTGATAATTTAAATTGCAATCTTTCCTTATTTTATTCCTTTTTAATTGCACTTATTTTCTACTTGGTAATTTAATTGATTGGGAATCCTTCCTGAAAAATACATGGTCAAtcttgaaaattcaatatggtTATGAATTTACTAATTGCTAAATTTCCTAATTTGCtatcaattaaattatctAATAGAAAACATCAAATAAATCAGATATGTGATGGGCAAAGTTTATGAATTTGCTAATATCACCAACTCTTACTCTCCGTAATTATGATATTTAAGTTGGTTcttctttacttttctactaATTCCCATTATCTTGCTTTTCACTATTCGTCCATGCGATCAAAGGAATGACATTTCCTACAATCTTTGACCGTACTGTATTTCTCTGTTCAATTTGAACATCACCTATCGTATCTTGTCCGATGCTgctgattttcttttatatatatgtagtccTAGGGAAATATGAGAAACAAGTACCATGTCATTAGACTTAATGATTTAAGATATGTAACCTCATATTTTCATCTATGATGTTAGATGATAATGTAAATATGATAAATACGCACTAATCCATCAATGTACTTAATGTACCACTAATTATATTAATGCAGTCTCAGCAACGCGGGCGGATCTATACTAGGGTATATATAAATGTCAGCATAGTCATATGATTTGATTGATGGGGCTGGACGAATCCGATCACGATTCGGCGGGCTGCGTCGGCCAGCAGTAGCCCAAGACCGAGGCCCACGAGTAGGAACACTGACGAACGCCGTAGAACCTTGTAGAAACAGACAGAGTAAAGCAGAGCAGGGGACAGCCGTCGTCATCCAAAGCAGAGAGATCACGAGAAAAATCTTCAGTGTTCATCCACGAAACTCCTGGAACCCCATCTTCTCTTCCTATATAAACCCTCCTCGATCAATTTCCTCTGCGCCAGTTCAGTTTAGGTCAGCGAGAAACAACCGGAAAAATCTTGCTTAACGCTCTGTCTGAACGTTTGCGAGCTcagtgctttgttttgctttcgTCATGGCGATGATTCCTAGTTTCTTTGGTGGGAGGAAGAGCAACGTCTTCGACCCCTTCTCCCTCGATCTGTGGGACCCCTTTGAGGGCTTCGGCCCTTTAACGTCGACTCCGACCCTCACCCGGGATGACGCCACTGCGATCGCGGCCACCCGGATCGACTGGCGGGAGACCCCTGAGGCTCACATCTTTAAGGCGGACCTTCCAGGGCTGAGGAAGGAGGAGGTGAAGGTCGAGGTGGAGGACGGCAGGGTGCTGCAGATAAGCGGGGAAAGACGGAGAGAGCGGGAGGAGAAGGGCGACACATGGCACCGAATGGAGAGGAGCACGGGCCAGTTCACGAGGCGGTTCAGACTGCCGGAGAATGCGAAGATGGACCAGGTGAAGGCTAGCATGGAGAACGGGGTCCTCACTGTCACCGTCCCGAAGGTCGAGGAGAAGAGGTCTGAGGTCAAGAAAATCAACATCTCTGACTAAACCCGGAAAATGGCCGAGTTTCGGTAGCCAAGGAAGTACCTATGCGGTGGATATGACAGAGTGGCTTTGTGAGGCAGAGAAGCTCCTCTGCCGTAGTCTGTTTTGCCTATAGAGGTTTTTTGTGCAgtctataaatataaataaaatataaatatgtatatatgtatgtatcaggtgcatatatatgtgtatctatatatgtaatgGTTATATGAGTTCGTATCTTGTCTGCGTGAATAAAACTCTGTGATCCATAATCCTCCATTCTACCGACGTGTTTATGTTTCGGTAGACTAAATTTTCTGATTTTATTTCTTCAGTTCATGGAATATCTATCgaaatagataagaaaattcCTCCGTCGAGATGGACTTGAAGCTCGTTCGTAGTCTCATCTCGTTGTCGATCAGGAACCTGTGGCCTGCAGTTTTCTGTCATTGTTAATGGCATTCGGAAGTTTGCGCCGGGCGATTGAGGAGATCAACGTAGTTCATACTCATCCGGAGGATGGCTCGATGTTCTATTAGTACGAGCTGACTAGTTGGGCTGTGCTTCTATCAGAACATATGGTCGGGGCTTGTATAGGTCTCTGAACTtcttgtgtgtgtgtgtgtgagttGGCTTCGGTCCAGTCTTTCCACTGGAAAAAAGTCGTGTCAGGAAAATCTTACATTGTACAATGTTCGGTGTTCTATTTCAATTGAGAATCCCTTGCTCAATTTGAACTGCATTTACAATAATGTCAAACGTGTAACAAAATGGTTTTTGattgttttacaaaataattgGACGACGACTCAAGTAACGACTAAAGCTGCTGCAAATATAAGCTTGCAGCCGCATCTATCTACGTGCACCTAATAGCCGGGGAGCCGGGATACGTTCTTACGCTCCTGAATATGATGATATATGTACAAGACGAGGACTACAATTTATATCATGGAATTAATTACATGTCTTCTCTGCAGATGTCATCTTCCTCATTGATAGCGACGACCTGAGAGCTGCCATTTGATCTTGTAGACCCTGATCGCCGAATGCCAACTCGAATCACCTTTGTGTCATTGCTTGTGGGTGGAGCATCGACCCCGCAACCCTCGTCCTCCTTCTTCAAGTCCGCAGGAGGCAGGAAGCAATCCATCGCCAAACCTTTGATGTTGAAGTCCACTTCCTCAATGGTCCAAACCTCCTCCATTTGGGTCCTTGAGGTCGCCTCCGGCCCCTTCGAGTCCCCGTACCGTGCCAGGGACACCGAGGTGCGGCCTCCGTGTGCGATGTTGAACCCATCGATGGTCCGGTAGTCCTTGATGTGTGATTCCATGGAGGTCTCCCAGCTTACGCTCTGGTCATTGGTTTTGATCCTCAGTGAATGGGTATCTTGAAGCTGGACTAGGAGGCCCGTCCTTTGACTGAAGCAGCCCCAGATTGTGTGCCGGATTATTTCGACGTTGCCGCTGCTCCTGGCCTTTAAGGTGGTTGGGTCTGCCTCAAGTTTGAGGATGAAGCAGTCCTCGTTGTTTATCGATTTCTCCCCAATGCAGACCGAGTTCGAGAAGAGGTTCGCTGTGGACCTCGGATCAAGACCCTTttcacattaaaaaaaaaaaattaagtaaaaaagaaaaacaagccTCCAATGGCAAAAAATCATAAGTTGACTTCTCTGATCTTTCATTTATCATATTCTTATTCTAAACCTATTCTATTATGTTTGTCGACATTCGTTATTTGGTAAGCTGTTGACTTTTCTAGAAACATGACCTTTGAAGTCCAGGCGATCGCATTTTTGGGACAATAACTATCATTTTCGGGGTCTTAAGTCGGCACGATGAGATAATGGATCGAGGGGAattattagcaaataactcATGCTCTAAACTGTAGCGCATTAAACCTCAGAATATTAATATGCGTGTCGTATTGTGCTCGAGAAAATACGTTTGATTTGAAAAAAGCAAAGATGTGTACACTTTGACTTTTCAATGGAAAGAAAATTATCTCCGCCAATTGTGGTGGATATAAGCCTGTACATCATGGTGAAGTGGGGCACGGCATGTGGGCCCTGTCTGTTGA
This region includes:
- the LOC116188470 gene encoding 17.4 kDa class I heat shock protein-like — protein: MAMIPSFFGGRKSNVFDPFSLDLWDPFEGFGPLTSTPTLTRDDATAIAATRIDWRETPEAHIFKADLPGLRKEEVKVEVEDGRVLQISGERRREREEKGDTWHRMERSTGQFTRRFRLPENAKMDQVKASMENGVLTVTVPKVEEKRSEVKKINISD